From a single Accipiter gentilis chromosome 10, bAccGen1.1, whole genome shotgun sequence genomic region:
- the RAB11A gene encoding ras-related protein Rab-11A isoform X2, with product MSPYQALAKKARVVLIGDSGVGKSNLLSRFTRNEFNLESKSTIGVEFATRSIQVDGKTIKAQIWDTAGQERYRAITSAYYRGAVGALLVYDIAKHLTYENVERWLKELRDHADSNIVIMLVGNKSDLRHLRAVPTDEARAFAEKNGLSFIETSALDSTNVEAAFQTILTEIYRIVSQKQMSDRRENDMSPSNNVVPIHVPPTTENKPKMQCCQNI from the exons TTGTACTTATTGGGGACTCTGGAGTAGGCAAGAGTAACCTTCTGTCTCGATTCACTCGCAATGAGTTTAACTTGGAAAGCAAAAGCACCATTGGAGTGGAGTTTGCAACAAGAAGCATTCAAGTTGATGGGAAGACAATAAAGGCTCAGATATGGgacacagcagggcaggagcgATACCGAGCTATAACATCAGC GTACTATCGCGGAGCTGTAGGGGCATTATTGGTGTATGACATTGCTAAGCACCTTACTTATGAGAATGTAGAGCGATGGTTGAAAGAGCTGAGAGACCATGCTGACAGCAATATTGTAATCATGCTTGTGGGAAACAAGAGTGACTTGCGCCACCTGAGAGCAGTCCCTACAGATGAGGCCAGAGCTTTTGCAG AAAAGAATGGTTTGTCATTTATCGAGACATCTGCTTTAGACTCCACAAATGTGGAAGCAGCTTTCCAGACTATTCTGACAG AGATCTATCGTATTGTTTCCCAGAAGCAAATGTCTGACAGACGTGAAAACGATATGTCTCCAAGCAACAATGTGGTTCCCATTCATGTCCCTCCAaccactgaaaacaaaccaaagatgCAGTGCTGCCAGAATATATAG
- the RAB11A gene encoding ras-related protein Rab-11A isoform X3, whose translation MGFRQVVLIGDSGVGKSNLLSRFTRNEFNLESKSTIGVEFATRSIQVDGKTIKAQIWDTAGQERYRAITSAYYRGAVGALLVYDIAKHLTYENVERWLKELRDHADSNIVIMLVGNKSDLRHLRAVPTDEARAFAEKNGLSFIETSALDSTNVEAAFQTILTEIYRIVSQKQMSDRRENDMSPSNNVVPIHVPPTTENKPKMQCCQNI comes from the exons ATGGGATTCAGACaag TTGTACTTATTGGGGACTCTGGAGTAGGCAAGAGTAACCTTCTGTCTCGATTCACTCGCAATGAGTTTAACTTGGAAAGCAAAAGCACCATTGGAGTGGAGTTTGCAACAAGAAGCATTCAAGTTGATGGGAAGACAATAAAGGCTCAGATATGGgacacagcagggcaggagcgATACCGAGCTATAACATCAGC GTACTATCGCGGAGCTGTAGGGGCATTATTGGTGTATGACATTGCTAAGCACCTTACTTATGAGAATGTAGAGCGATGGTTGAAAGAGCTGAGAGACCATGCTGACAGCAATATTGTAATCATGCTTGTGGGAAACAAGAGTGACTTGCGCCACCTGAGAGCAGTCCCTACAGATGAGGCCAGAGCTTTTGCAG AAAAGAATGGTTTGTCATTTATCGAGACATCTGCTTTAGACTCCACAAATGTGGAAGCAGCTTTCCAGACTATTCTGACAG AGATCTATCGTATTGTTTCCCAGAAGCAAATGTCTGACAGACGTGAAAACGATATGTCTCCAAGCAACAATGTGGTTCCCATTCATGTCCCTCCAaccactgaaaacaaaccaaagatgCAGTGCTGCCAGAATATATAG
- the RAB11A gene encoding ras-related protein Rab-11A isoform X1: MGTRDDEYDYLFKVVLIGDSGVGKSNLLSRFTRNEFNLESKSTIGVEFATRSIQVDGKTIKAQIWDTAGQERYRAITSAYYRGAVGALLVYDIAKHLTYENVERWLKELRDHADSNIVIMLVGNKSDLRHLRAVPTDEARAFAEKNGLSFIETSALDSTNVEAAFQTILTEIYRIVSQKQMSDRRENDMSPSNNVVPIHVPPTTENKPKMQCCQNI, translated from the exons TTGTACTTATTGGGGACTCTGGAGTAGGCAAGAGTAACCTTCTGTCTCGATTCACTCGCAATGAGTTTAACTTGGAAAGCAAAAGCACCATTGGAGTGGAGTTTGCAACAAGAAGCATTCAAGTTGATGGGAAGACAATAAAGGCTCAGATATGGgacacagcagggcaggagcgATACCGAGCTATAACATCAGC GTACTATCGCGGAGCTGTAGGGGCATTATTGGTGTATGACATTGCTAAGCACCTTACTTATGAGAATGTAGAGCGATGGTTGAAAGAGCTGAGAGACCATGCTGACAGCAATATTGTAATCATGCTTGTGGGAAACAAGAGTGACTTGCGCCACCTGAGAGCAGTCCCTACAGATGAGGCCAGAGCTTTTGCAG AAAAGAATGGTTTGTCATTTATCGAGACATCTGCTTTAGACTCCACAAATGTGGAAGCAGCTTTCCAGACTATTCTGACAG AGATCTATCGTATTGTTTCCCAGAAGCAAATGTCTGACAGACGTGAAAACGATATGTCTCCAAGCAACAATGTGGTTCCCATTCATGTCCCTCCAaccactgaaaacaaaccaaagatgCAGTGCTGCCAGAATATATAG
- the RAB11A gene encoding ras-related protein Rab-11A isoform X4, whose amino-acid sequence MGTRDDEYDYLFKVVLIGDSGVGKSNLLSRFTRNEFNLESKSTIGVEFATRSIQVDGKTIKAQIWDTAGQERYRAITSAYYRGAVGALLVYDIAKHLTYENVERWLKELRDHADSNIVIMLVGNKSDLRHLRAVPTDEARAFAEKNGLSFIETSALDSTNVEAAFQTILTALCTSLHLV is encoded by the exons TTGTACTTATTGGGGACTCTGGAGTAGGCAAGAGTAACCTTCTGTCTCGATTCACTCGCAATGAGTTTAACTTGGAAAGCAAAAGCACCATTGGAGTGGAGTTTGCAACAAGAAGCATTCAAGTTGATGGGAAGACAATAAAGGCTCAGATATGGgacacagcagggcaggagcgATACCGAGCTATAACATCAGC GTACTATCGCGGAGCTGTAGGGGCATTATTGGTGTATGACATTGCTAAGCACCTTACTTATGAGAATGTAGAGCGATGGTTGAAAGAGCTGAGAGACCATGCTGACAGCAATATTGTAATCATGCTTGTGGGAAACAAGAGTGACTTGCGCCACCTGAGAGCAGTCCCTACAGATGAGGCCAGAGCTTTTGCAG AAAAGAATGGTTTGTCATTTATCGAGACATCTGCTTTAGACTCCACAAATGTGGAAGCAGCTTTCCAGACTATTCTGACAG cTCTATGCACGTCATTGCATTTGGTTTGA